From the genome of Nitrosopumilus sp., one region includes:
- a CDS encoding myo-inositol-1-phosphate synthase, producing MADRIKVALVGIGNCFSGLIQGIEYYRENPSQEVIGIIHDKLAGYGIHDIDFVCGFDVGENKVGKPLNDAIYESPNMVNWIPNDSMPKTDAKVYESPLLDGVGIWVENKIKPLTSTKTHDEITAQVKQVLKDTGAEIIVSYLPVGSDKVTAFWAQICLDTNTAFVNCIPSFIASDETWARKFQEKNIPCIGDDIKGQVGATIVHRTLAKLCSDRGTKIEKTYQINVGGNTDFLNMKEQDRLVSKRISKTESVQSQLKERLDDDQIYVGPSDFIPFLGNTKLMFMRIEGRQWANIPYNMEVRLEVDDKANSAGIVIDAIRLARIALDRKIGGPIKPASAYLMKHPIEQTSDVDAKIACEKFVAGD from the coding sequence ATGGCAGACAGAATTAAAGTTGCACTGGTAGGTATTGGTAATTGTTTTTCAGGATTGATTCAGGGTATTGAATATTATCGAGAAAATCCTTCTCAAGAAGTTATAGGAATCATTCATGACAAGTTGGCAGGATACGGAATTCATGATATTGATTTTGTGTGCGGCTTTGATGTTGGTGAAAACAAGGTTGGCAAGCCTCTTAACGACGCAATCTATGAGTCTCCTAACATGGTCAACTGGATTCCAAATGACAGCATGCCAAAAACTGATGCCAAAGTCTACGAGAGTCCGCTGTTGGACGGGGTAGGAATTTGGGTGGAGAATAAGATTAAGCCTCTTACCAGTACCAAAACCCATGATGAAATAACTGCACAGGTAAAACAGGTGCTAAAAGATACTGGTGCTGAAATCATCGTATCATACCTGCCAGTAGGTTCTGACAAGGTAACTGCATTCTGGGCTCAAATTTGCCTTGATACTAATACTGCATTTGTGAACTGTATTCCTTCGTTTATCGCATCTGATGAAACTTGGGCTAGGAAGTTTCAGGAAAAAAATATTCCTTGCATTGGAGATGACATCAAAGGACAAGTTGGTGCAACCATTGTTCATAGGACTTTGGCTAAACTGTGTAGTGACAGGGGAACAAAAATTGAAAAAACATACCAAATCAATGTGGGTGGAAACACTGACTTTCTAAACATGAAGGAGCAGGACAGGCTTGTATCAAAAAGAATTTCCAAGACCGAAAGTGTCCAAAGCCAACTCAAAGAAAGATTGGATGATGATCAAATCTATGTTGGTCCGTCTGACTTTATTCCATTTCTGGGTAATACCAAACTTATGTTCATGAGAATAGAGGGTCGTCAATGGGCAAACATTCCTTACAACATGGAAGTACGTTTGGAAGTGGACGATAAGGCAAATTCTGCAGGTATTGTAATTGATGCAATTAGATTGGCAAGGATTGCCCTTGACCGAAAAATTGGCGGTCCCATCAAACCTGCCAGCGCATACTTGATGAAACACCCAATAGAGCAAACCTCTGACGTTGATGCAAAGATTGCCTGCGAAAAGTTTGTTGCTGGCGATTAG
- a CDS encoding deoxyhypusine synthase, producing the protein MVDAGRPVKDIEIDSDTSIEKIFEEISQSGGFESVNLSAGLDILTEMISDKQCLRFVSFVGAVVSTGLRGIIKNMIKNRWFDVAITTCGALDHDIARHFSHYKEGSFTMDDMELANQDIHRLGNILVPMESYGPLIEEKMQAFLEEEYQNGIKEMTTAEICKMIGKHLGEDSFLHWAYKNDISVVVPGIMDGAVGSQIWLFTQKHSDFKLNVMGDANLLSGLIFKAEKSGAFMIGGGISKHHTLWWNQYREGLDYAFYITTAQEFDGSLSGALVREAISWGKVTQIAKQSTLHAEVTTILPFVYAALISKLQK; encoded by the coding sequence ATGGTAGATGCGGGCCGTCCTGTAAAAGATATAGAAATTGATTCAGACACATCAATTGAGAAAATTTTTGAGGAGATATCTCAATCAGGAGGATTTGAATCAGTCAACCTGTCAGCAGGATTAGACATTCTAACGGAAATGATTTCAGACAAACAATGTTTGAGATTCGTTTCGTTTGTAGGTGCAGTAGTTTCAACGGGGTTAAGAGGCATCATTAAAAATATGATCAAGAACAGATGGTTTGACGTAGCCATAACAACATGTGGTGCATTGGATCATGACATTGCAAGACATTTTTCACATTACAAGGAGGGCTCCTTTACAATGGACGATATGGAATTGGCCAATCAAGATATTCATAGATTAGGAAACATACTGGTTCCAATGGAAAGCTACGGACCCCTCATTGAAGAAAAGATGCAGGCATTTCTAGAAGAAGAATATCAAAACGGGATAAAAGAGATGACAACAGCAGAAATATGCAAAATGATCGGAAAGCATCTTGGCGAAGACTCATTTTTGCATTGGGCATACAAAAATGACATCAGCGTGGTAGTGCCGGGCATAATGGATGGTGCAGTAGGAAGTCAGATTTGGCTGTTCACGCAAAAACACAGCGATTTTAAATTAAATGTCATGGGGGATGCAAATCTTCTCTCAGGGCTAATTTTCAAAGCTGAAAAATCAGGGGCATTCATGATAGGCGGAGGAATATCCAAACATCACACCCTGTGGTGGAACCAATACAGAGAAGGACTAGACTATGCATTTTACATTACAACGGCGCAAGAATTTGACGGAAGCTTAAGCGGAGCACTGGTCAGAGAGGCCATATCATGGGGAAAAGTAACGCAGATAGCAAAACAGTCAACGCTTCATGCAGAAGTAACAACCATTCTGCCATTTGTGTACGCAGCGCTGATTTCAAAATTGCAAAAGTGA
- a CDS encoding AAA family ATPase, with product MVHVKKVEIFGFKSFGFKNTTVQFEPGLVSISGPNGSGKSNILDAIIFAMGENKPKVMRVDKLRSLVHDVEGNRHGAKMARSSVHFDNSDRKIPVDTDVVEITRELDANGENTYYLNKKKTNRSHILDLLDMANAGLGQLNAVQQGTVTRISEFTSEEKRKTIEDLIGLSYFDDKKDESVKQLDEADRRLEIALAKMGEIKKRIDELEEERNQKLRHDLLERELNRYKAISAANKMNAISGKKATKESSLNTVTSEMTTFSDERGVLRAEIASLDAEKTQLMVKADDYSQAKASLDVEISSAMEQYEIDNSAISASKKRMEQINSRVPEIKAEISDIEQARNDIDAQIFKIKESIGQTNLKKNKINDDVEAIDSQRNKILTEQSEAASKKSEIDNKIKSLTGQMNDAKLKLSKTHNEKEESKNKININSKKFDELDQALVDLNGYQLKLESLKGNHNASIIELKSRITKLHARKSKIHNDMDELSLILEKSSKAANQYESKIKTVKGFMHEDYTVAKLKEDADKLGIEGLVYEMISWDKRYERSVMAVSSDWIKAIVVKDFATLLGIAEVARSKNLPKLKIIPLDAIPKFKLTLPKESGVIDILANHVTCDSEYSALKTFLFGNIVLTKNRESAYNVSQLGYKSVTLDGEYFEAKGGTVVIDINSKISKLTKLISMSSDIDGLFQSIGIIKKYLQKKKHSLKKLEDSIRSYNERLSISENSLTSTNENYSSLKSRISSALVMKDQLTKRISDLTSRHDIVESEVITVESHVISLQERIAIVEENYASGEQDRIASELSRINIRKSDVEKLYSAIMSEYRDKSSQLTTLQTQDNQEKSQSNRLSGEESSLNSEFKELEIKIQDLEKQKESKNMLLVSLREKEQELISTSGSSIGHLKEFDDKFKVLSEKDRNLTKQINTLERQSDSLTRDLHDLAENEAKLRQLMSAYGFDKSMEIFDVESIVQGLSGELSSLNALNAKSPQTYLEVSYGYRSMSVRKNSLEAERNSIVKFIEDVEKDKRQTFLDAFDKVDKEIRLIFNKMTDGNAWLELQNEDDIFNSGISYLIQFPNKPKRESTSISGGEKTLAAIVFVLALQKLKPSPFYLFDEVDAHLDAPNSERLAKILEERSKESQFIMVSLKDSVIQKAKLIYGVFPKNGVSHVVTYKDKRMQSVRNS from the coding sequence TTGGTTCACGTCAAAAAAGTTGAGATCTTTGGTTTCAAGTCATTTGGATTTAAAAATACTACTGTACAGTTTGAACCCGGCTTAGTATCTATTTCTGGACCCAACGGATCTGGAAAAAGCAACATCCTGGATGCAATTATTTTTGCAATGGGTGAAAACAAACCAAAAGTAATGCGAGTTGACAAACTGCGTTCTTTGGTGCATGACGTTGAAGGAAATCGCCATGGCGCAAAGATGGCAAGATCTAGTGTGCATTTTGACAACTCTGATAGGAAAATTCCTGTCGACACAGATGTTGTTGAAATAACCCGGGAACTGGACGCAAATGGTGAAAATACTTACTATCTGAATAAAAAGAAAACAAACCGGAGCCACATACTTGATCTTTTAGATATGGCAAATGCCGGTTTGGGACAACTCAATGCGGTACAGCAAGGCACTGTGACGAGAATTTCTGAATTTACATCAGAAGAAAAAAGAAAAACAATTGAGGATCTGATAGGACTTTCATATTTTGATGACAAAAAGGATGAATCTGTAAAACAGCTTGATGAGGCTGATAGGCGATTGGAAATTGCCCTGGCAAAAATGGGTGAAATTAAAAAACGAATTGATGAGCTTGAAGAGGAAAGAAATCAAAAATTGCGTCATGATCTGTTGGAGCGAGAGCTAAACCGATACAAGGCAATTTCAGCTGCCAACAAAATGAATGCAATATCTGGCAAAAAAGCTACAAAGGAGTCTTCATTGAACACTGTCACTTCTGAAATGACGACATTTAGTGATGAAAGAGGCGTTTTAAGGGCCGAAATTGCTTCCCTTGACGCCGAAAAAACACAATTGATGGTAAAAGCTGATGACTACAGCCAGGCAAAAGCTTCGCTAGATGTTGAAATTAGCTCTGCCATGGAACAATATGAGATTGACAACAGTGCAATTTCTGCCTCAAAGAAAAGAATGGAGCAAATAAATTCCAGAGTTCCTGAAATAAAGGCCGAAATTTCTGACATTGAGCAAGCAAGGAATGACATTGATGCGCAGATTTTTAAAATTAAGGAATCAATCGGACAAACCAATCTGAAGAAAAATAAAATCAATGATGATGTGGAGGCAATTGACTCTCAAAGAAACAAAATACTCACTGAACAATCAGAAGCTGCATCTAAGAAATCTGAGATTGACAATAAAATAAAATCACTTACCGGCCAGATGAATGACGCCAAACTGAAACTTTCCAAAACGCATAACGAGAAAGAAGAATCAAAAAACAAAATCAACATCAATTCTAAAAAATTTGACGAACTGGATCAGGCCTTGGTTGATCTAAACGGATATCAGTTGAAATTAGAATCCCTGAAGGGCAATCACAACGCATCCATAATAGAATTAAAATCTAGAATTACAAAATTGCATGCCAGAAAGTCAAAGATACATAATGACATGGATGAGCTGAGCTTGATCTTGGAAAAATCTAGCAAGGCTGCAAACCAGTACGAATCAAAAATTAAGACTGTAAAAGGATTCATGCATGAGGATTACACTGTTGCCAAGTTAAAAGAAGATGCAGACAAGCTCGGAATTGAGGGGCTGGTATACGAAATGATTTCTTGGGATAAGAGATACGAGCGTTCTGTCATGGCAGTAAGCTCTGACTGGATAAAGGCAATCGTAGTGAAAGACTTTGCAACGTTACTTGGGATAGCTGAAGTTGCCAGAAGCAAGAATCTTCCAAAGCTAAAGATTATTCCGTTGGATGCAATTCCAAAATTCAAACTTACATTGCCCAAGGAATCTGGAGTCATAGATATTCTTGCAAACCATGTGACTTGTGATTCTGAGTATTCCGCTCTCAAAACGTTCCTGTTTGGCAATATCGTGCTTACCAAAAATAGGGAATCTGCCTATAATGTGTCTCAGCTCGGCTACAAATCTGTGACTCTTGATGGTGAATACTTTGAGGCAAAGGGTGGCACTGTGGTGATTGACATAAATTCAAAAATCTCAAAGCTCACAAAGCTCATCTCTATGAGCAGTGACATAGACGGTCTGTTCCAGTCAATTGGAATAATAAAAAAATATTTGCAAAAAAAGAAACATTCGTTAAAAAAATTGGAGGATTCCATTCGTTCCTACAATGAACGACTTTCCATATCTGAAAATTCCCTTACTTCTACGAATGAAAACTATTCCAGTCTGAAATCCAGAATCAGTTCTGCTCTTGTCATGAAGGATCAACTAACAAAAAGAATCTCTGACTTGACTTCGAGACACGACATAGTTGAATCCGAAGTGATTACTGTTGAATCTCACGTAATATCCTTGCAGGAACGTATTGCAATAGTTGAGGAAAACTATGCTAGTGGGGAGCAGGATCGTATTGCAAGCGAATTGTCCCGAATTAACATTAGAAAGTCTGACGTTGAAAAACTGTATTCTGCAATAATGAGCGAATACCGTGACAAATCATCTCAACTTACAACACTTCAAACGCAGGACAACCAAGAAAAATCCCAATCAAATCGTCTCAGTGGCGAGGAAAGTTCTCTGAATTCTGAATTTAAGGAATTGGAGATAAAAATTCAAGACTTGGAAAAACAAAAAGAGTCAAAAAATATGCTTCTTGTATCCTTGAGGGAGAAAGAACAAGAATTGATTTCCACTTCCGGTTCCTCCATAGGGCATCTAAAAGAATTTGATGACAAGTTCAAAGTTTTGTCTGAAAAAGATCGAAATCTGACAAAACAGATAAACACATTGGAACGTCAGTCTGATTCCTTAACTCGTGATTTGCATGATTTGGCTGAAAATGAGGCTAAATTACGGCAGCTTATGTCTGCTTATGGATTTGATAAGAGTATGGAGATATTTGACGTGGAATCCATAGTTCAGGGACTGTCTGGAGAGCTGTCCTCCCTCAATGCATTAAATGCCAAATCTCCTCAGACATATCTTGAAGTTTCTTACGGATATCGTTCCATGTCTGTCCGAAAGAATTCCCTTGAGGCAGAAAGAAACTCGATTGTGAAGTTCATTGAGGACGTTGAAAAAGACAAGCGACAAACATTCTTGGATGCGTTTGACAAGGTGGACAAGGAAATTCGCTTGATCTTTAACAAAATGACTGACGGCAATGCTTGGCTGGAGTTACAAAATGAGGATGACATATTTAATTCCGGAATTTCATACCTGATTCAGTTCCCAAACAAGCCAAAAAGAGAATCAACTTCAATCAGCGGCGGTGAAAAAACATTGGCGGCAATTGTTTTCGTTCTTGCTTTACAAAAGCTCAAACCATCGCCTTTTTACCTCTTTGACGAAGTCGACGCTCATCTTGATGCTCCCAATTCTGAAAGACTTGCAAAAATTCTGGAAGAAAGATCTAAGGAAAGTCAATTTATCATGGTGTCGTTGAAAGATTCAGTTATACAAAAAGCAAAACTGATCTACGGTGTATTTCCAAAAAATGGTGTATCACATGTTGTCACTTACAAAGACAAGCGAATGCAGTCTGTCAGAAATTCCTAG
- the egtB gene encoding ergothioneine biosynthesis protein EgtB, translated as MTSNPESEANKSLLEQFRETRNRTLEIVKTLEKDDFIVQTSFFMSPPKWHVGHVSWIYEVILSKLDKSYKFYSKEFSEYLNSYYQQFGVPHDKGLRGVVSRPTIDQIFQYFNIVNQRVEKVIESQIMNEEMAKLITIGFHHECQHQELLVYDLQHLLAEQYVPVRKKEISKQPPIEKKSAYIKGGLYTMGYNGKEYCYDIELPEHKTYLNDYRIGEFPVTNQQFMEFMDDGGYETYKYWLSDGWEKVKANKWNSPMYWEKIDGKWNVRDFLGIRKVNPNEPVCHVSYYEADAYCKWAGKRLPTEAEWEKAACWNEEKQEKTTYPWGNEEPTDDKCNLFESYQWGCSEIGAFPKGISRSGCQQMIGEVWEWTASEFTGYPGFKSDFDEYNDKWFTNQKVLRGGSFGTPRMSIRGSYRNFFRLDERWLFSGFRCAEDV; from the coding sequence ATGACCTCAAATCCAGAGTCGGAGGCAAACAAGTCATTGCTAGAGCAATTCAGAGAAACAAGAAACAGAACATTGGAGATTGTAAAGACTTTGGAAAAAGATGACTTCATCGTTCAAACTTCATTTTTCATGAGTCCTCCCAAGTGGCACGTGGGTCATGTCAGTTGGATTTACGAGGTGATACTTAGCAAATTGGATAAAAGTTACAAGTTTTACTCAAAAGAATTTTCAGAGTATCTAAATTCATACTATCAGCAATTTGGCGTGCCGCACGACAAGGGATTGCGAGGAGTGGTGTCAAGACCGACCATAGATCAAATCTTCCAATACTTTAACATCGTCAATCAGAGAGTGGAGAAAGTGATCGAATCTCAAATCATGAACGAAGAGATGGCAAAGCTGATCACCATAGGCTTTCATCATGAATGCCAGCATCAAGAACTTTTAGTGTATGATTTGCAGCATTTGCTTGCAGAACAATACGTACCCGTAAGAAAAAAAGAAATTTCAAAGCAGCCGCCAATAGAGAAAAAATCAGCTTACATCAAAGGAGGACTGTACACGATGGGATACAACGGAAAAGAATATTGCTATGACATAGAGTTACCAGAGCACAAAACATATCTCAACGACTACAGAATTGGCGAGTTTCCCGTAACGAATCAGCAGTTCATGGAATTCATGGATGACGGAGGCTATGAGACATACAAGTATTGGCTGTCAGACGGATGGGAGAAAGTGAAAGCAAACAAGTGGAATTCCCCAATGTATTGGGAAAAGATTGACGGTAAATGGAATGTAAGGGACTTTTTAGGAATCAGAAAAGTCAACCCCAACGAACCGGTGTGCCATGTAAGCTACTATGAAGCAGACGCATACTGCAAATGGGCAGGAAAAAGACTTCCAACTGAGGCAGAATGGGAAAAAGCTGCCTGCTGGAACGAAGAAAAACAAGAAAAGACGACATATCCGTGGGGAAACGAAGAGCCTACAGATGACAAATGTAATTTGTTTGAGTCGTATCAATGGGGATGTTCTGAAATAGGTGCATTCCCCAAAGGCATCAGCCGTTCTGGATGTCAGCAGATGATTGGAGAAGTATGGGAATGGACCGCATCAGAATTCACGGGATATCCAGGATTCAAATCAGACTTTGATGAATACAATGACAAATGGTTTACAAATCAAAAGGTTTTGAGAGGAGGATCATTTGGAACTCCTAGAATGTCAATCAGGGGAAGCTATAGAAACTTCTTCAGACTAGATGAGCGATGGCTGTTTTCTGGATTCAGATGCGCAGAAGACGTCTAA
- the egtD gene encoding L-histidine N(alpha)-methyltransferase, whose protein sequence is MSDTIQKNLDYKKYVVDSKLQYFKPHASKIEKTFAEEISSTLSIASKFITPKFFYDKRGSELFEKICTLPEYYPTRTEIDILKNLRTELHEYVDESFRLVELGSGASVKTRLILDLFDSFQNTTEYFPIDISEILAESSETLLKDYDDLHITGIIDTYEGGLEFLKNYDDKKNLILFLGSSFGNFAPSDGRKFLQTVNSTMKPGDLFLIGLDLIKDTQILESAYDDSQGVTAQFNLNVLSRINDELDADFDLNNFSHYSVYNKEHRRIEMYLKSLVRQSVVVSKSNLILNLEKNELIHTEYSHKYSLDQIRELLEGTGFKLNHSWLDDKKYFSLTLASKI, encoded by the coding sequence TTGAGTGACACAATTCAAAAGAATCTTGATTACAAAAAATATGTTGTAGACTCAAAACTTCAATATTTTAAACCGCATGCCAGTAAAATTGAGAAAACGTTTGCCGAAGAAATTTCCTCAACGCTCAGCATAGCTTCAAAATTCATCACGCCTAAATTTTTTTATGACAAAAGAGGCTCTGAATTATTTGAAAAAATCTGTACGTTGCCTGAATACTATCCTACTAGGACTGAAATAGACATCTTGAAGAACTTGCGTACAGAATTACATGAATATGTTGACGAATCTTTTCGGTTGGTTGAACTTGGGAGTGGTGCATCAGTCAAAACCAGGCTGATTCTTGACCTTTTTGACTCATTTCAAAATACTACCGAATACTTTCCAATAGATATATCTGAAATTCTTGCGGAAAGCTCTGAAACTCTGCTGAAAGATTATGATGATCTGCACATTACTGGTATCATTGACACCTACGAGGGCGGACTGGAATTTCTTAAAAATTACGATGATAAAAAAAACCTGATCCTCTTTTTGGGTTCCAGCTTTGGAAATTTTGCTCCATCTGACGGGCGCAAGTTTTTACAAACCGTAAACTCTACAATGAAACCAGGTGATCTATTTTTAATCGGACTGGACCTGATCAAAGACACGCAAATTTTGGAGTCTGCATATGATGATTCACAGGGTGTTACTGCGCAATTCAACCTTAACGTTCTTTCTAGAATAAACGATGAGCTTGATGCTGATTTTGACCTGAATAACTTTTCACACTATTCCGTTTACAACAAAGAACACCGGAGAATTGAAATGTATCTTAAATCACTTGTACGTCAGTCTGTTGTCGTATCAAAGTCCAATCTTATTTTAAATCTGGAAAAAAATGAATTAATTCATACCGAATATTCACACAAATACAGCTTAGATCAAATTCGCGAGCTCCTTGAAGGCACCGGGTTTAAACTTAACCATTCCTGGCTTGATGACAAAAAATATTTTTCACTTACGCTGGCATCCAAAATTTAG
- a CDS encoding ATP-binding cassette domain-containing protein — protein sequence MSDILRVENLKKYFTKKGMFGSKSNTVKATDNVSFSLKKGEVLVLAGESGSGKSTIVKLILKSILPDSGKIFFEDQEIDNDKKNLKKIRMNCQMIHQDPYDSINPRMKIGDIVSEPLEIHKIGNKQDRTKRVIETLHEVKLEPAEEIVKRFPHMLSGGQRQRVVLARALALKPKIILADEPVSMLDVSIRAEMLELIQDLRKKYNISFIYITHDLATARHFGQRIGILYKGKIVEIGSIDQILSHPKHPYTQALLNAISEPDPANLHRERKIRINDPVAGIDAYEGCRFRARCPYVTDQCKEEPRLEIIDDGHHVACFVKLD from the coding sequence GTGAGTGACATACTGAGAGTGGAGAATTTGAAAAAATATTTCACAAAGAAAGGAATGTTTGGTTCAAAATCAAACACGGTTAAAGCAACGGACAACGTGTCATTTTCTTTAAAAAAGGGTGAAGTTCTAGTGCTAGCTGGAGAATCAGGTTCTGGAAAATCCACAATCGTAAAATTAATTTTAAAATCAATACTACCAGATTCAGGAAAGATATTTTTTGAAGATCAGGAAATAGACAACGACAAGAAGAACCTGAAAAAAATCAGAATGAATTGCCAAATGATACATCAGGACCCGTATGATTCCATAAACCCGAGAATGAAGATCGGAGACATTGTTTCAGAACCTCTCGAGATACATAAAATTGGAAACAAGCAAGACAGAACCAAAAGAGTAATCGAGACATTACACGAGGTGAAGCTAGAACCCGCAGAAGAAATTGTTAAACGATTTCCACACATGTTGTCAGGCGGACAAAGACAGAGAGTTGTCCTGGCCAGGGCACTAGCGCTAAAACCCAAAATAATACTGGCAGATGAGCCAGTTTCCATGCTAGATGTCTCAATCAGGGCAGAAATGCTCGAATTGATTCAAGATTTACGCAAAAAATACAATATTTCATTTATCTACATCACTCATGATTTGGCAACTGCCAGACATTTCGGTCAGAGAATAGGGATTTTGTATAAGGGTAAAATTGTAGAGATCGGTTCAATAGACCAGATTCTATCACATCCAAAGCATCCATATACGCAAGCATTGCTTAACGCAATTTCAGAACCGGATCCTGCAAACCTGCACAGAGAAAGAAAAATCAGAATTAATGATCCCGTTGCAGGTATCGACGCATATGAGGGCTGCAGATTCAGAGCCAGATGCCCATACGTGACAGACCAATGCAAAGAAGAGCCAAGATTGGAGATAATCGATGACGGACATCATGTCGCCTGTTTTGTAAAACTAGACTAG
- a CDS encoding carbon-nitrogen hydrolase family protein yields the protein MVKLGLVQTASQGTNKKRISAASEILKELGKKDTEIVCLPEQWLKNNEIEDFNTEFSDFMKIAKEHSMTIIPGAFYDVTKNKTAIIAPIIGPKGEFIGRQEKIHPFDYERDNVKPGNEVKVFNTACKFGVVICYDMVFPNVANTLARKGAQVLFSPSRIVKRGIDPWQMYVKVRSLENRIPILAANVESQRFGGNSMIVDLSENNKVMTTRITKPNGEEGIVKKFNLDKYEKSRKNRFMDSNRFH from the coding sequence ATGGTAAAGTTGGGATTGGTTCAGACTGCATCTCAGGGTACGAACAAAAAAAGAATTTCTGCAGCATCAGAAATTTTAAAGGAATTGGGAAAAAAGGACACAGAGATTGTATGCCTGCCAGAACAATGGCTCAAAAACAACGAGATTGAAGACTTTAACACAGAGTTTTCAGACTTCATGAAGATTGCAAAAGAGCATTCCATGACAATAATTCCAGGTGCATTTTATGACGTTACAAAAAATAAAACGGCCATCATTGCCCCAATCATAGGTCCAAAAGGAGAATTCATAGGCAGGCAGGAAAAAATCCATCCTTTTGACTACGAAAGAGACAACGTGAAGCCAGGAAACGAGGTCAAAGTTTTCAATACTGCCTGCAAATTCGGGGTGGTGATTTGTTATGACATGGTATTTCCAAATGTTGCAAATACACTGGCAAGAAAAGGAGCCCAAGTGTTGTTTTCTCCAAGCAGGATCGTCAAGAGAGGCATAGATCCATGGCAGATGTATGTCAAAGTCAGATCACTTGAAAACAGGATTCCAATTCTTGCGGCAAACGTAGAGAGTCAAAGATTTGGAGGAAACAGCATGATTGTAGATCTATCTGAAAACAACAAAGTGATGACAACAAGAATTACAAAGCCTAACGGAGAAGAAGGGATCGTCAAGAAATTCAATCTAGACAAATACGAGAAAAGCAGGAAGAATAGATTCATGGATTCAAATAGATTTCACTGA